The genomic region CTCGGCGCGGCGGTCGATCTCCTGCTTCATGGCGTCGGAGAGCCCCTTCGCCTCCTTCATGCCCTTGAGCGCGGAGGCGAAGGCCTGCGGGTCGATGGTGGCGAGCGCGTAGAACACCTTGGTCTGCTTGTTCTGCCAGGTGCGCTGGATGGAGACGCCGGTGAGCGTCTGCTCCACCACGTTCTGCGCCATGCTGCCGATCTTCTGGACCGAGTCCTCGCCGGCGCCCTGCTTCGAGAGGCTGTCCTGGGTGGCGCGGGTGAAGCCGTCCACCTGGCTCTTGATGACCGCGCCCATCTCGACGCGGGCGCGGGTGGAGGCGGTCTCGATGCCCAGGCTCTGCGAGGCGATGTTCTCCGCGATGCCGGTGGCGCAGAGGTTCCCCTTCAGCTCGGCGACCGGGCACGGGCCGGACTTGAAGCAGGTCCAGAGCGGGCCCTCGCACTCGCGGAACTCCTCGCGGACCGCCTCCTTCTGGCCGCCGGCGCAGGCGGAGAGGACGGCGGCGAGACCGGCCGACAGGGCGAGCTGGAAGCGACGGTTCATGGAACCCTCCAAGGGCGTGTTGGCCTCGGAGTGTGCCAAACGGGGGCCAGCTCCACAAGGGGTCGCTAGGCCGTGTCCTGGGCGGCCAGCCGAGCGAGCGGATCCCCCGTCAGGCGCATGGTGAGCCACTCCGGATGACGCCTCGCGCCGAGCCCCTCGTAGAAGGCGATGGAGGGGGCGTTCCAGTCGAGCACCTGCCAGACGAAGCGGCCGCAGCGGTGCTCGACGGCGAGCCTGGCGAGGCGGGCGAAGAGCGCCTTGCCGAGGCCGCGGCCGCGGAACGCCGGCTTCACGAACAGGTCCTCGAGGTAGAGCCCCGCCCTGCCCTGGAAGGTGGAGTAGTTGAAGAACCAGAGGGCGAAGCCGGCCGGGACCCCGTCGCAGAGGGCCACCAGGGCCCGGAAGCGGCGCTCCGGTCCGAAGCCGTCGCGGAGCAGATCGGCCTCGGTCGCCTCGACCTCGTGCAGCAGCTTCTCGTAGTCGGCGAGCTCGCGGATGAGCTGGAGGAGGAGCGGGACGTCCTCGGCGGTCGCTTCGCGGATCTCGATCATCCGCCCAGTCTACCCGCGGACGCGGGAGAGGAGCGTGAGCTGCGTGCCGGCCGGGATGGCGGCCCGCAGCCGCTCCGCCGTGGGCCGGACGGCGGCGCGGAGCGGGCGCCGGGGCAGCGGGGCGGGCGGCGCGGCGGGGCTCGACGCCAGCCGCGTCAGGAGCGCGCGCTGCGCCTCCGCGAGCTCCTCGCGGTCGCGGCGCGCGTCCTCGAGCTCGAGCCAGAGGTCCCAGAGGATGAAGCCCAGGCCGGCGAGGGCGAGCAGGAGGGCGCAGTCGAGGATCGTCATGGCGCGAGCATCCTCGCGCGCCGGTCTGACACCGGGCGCGCCGCCGCCCTCGCGCGCGCGGCGCACCCCCGCCTGGGTCGCCCCCACGAAGTTGCGCGCCCGGCGGCATGGTTCTACCCTGCGTCCGTGCCACGGGTCGCGCCGCCGGCGCCTCGTGGTAGACTCGGCCCGGCCCGAGGGGAGACGCCTGGTGGACGATGGCAGCCGCAGCCCGACGACGCGCGTCCCCCTCATGGTGCGGATCGGCGAGCCGGAGCCGCAGCGCCTCGCCGACGCCGTCGAGCGGCTCTGCGGCGAGGGCTACCTCCTCGAGACGGCCCGCAGCTTCGAGGAGGCCGAGCGCGTCCGGCTGGTCCTCACGCTGCGCGCCGAGCCGCACGAGCCGGTGGAGCTCGAGGGCGAGGTGCTGCGCCGCGTCCCCGGCGAGGACGGCGCGCGGCGCGGCGTGATGGTCTGGATCCCGCCCGACCGGGAGTCGGACCGGGCGCGGCTCCTCCGGCTGGTCGAGCGCGTTCGCGAGGGGGGCGTGCGCGCCACCCGGACCTGCCGGGTGCTGGTGGTGGAGGACAACGCCCTCGTGCGCCGGCTCTACGCGCAGGCCATGGAGCGCGTCGCCGCCGCGGCCCACCCGGTGGAGGTGCTGACCGAGTTCGTCGAGAACGGCGGCGACGCCTACGACCGGCTCCGGCAGCGCCCCATGATCGACCTCGTGCTGGCCGACCTGTACATGCCGGTCGTGGACGGGTTCGAGCTGCTCCGGCGGATGCACGCGGAGGCCGGCCTGAAGGCGACGCCGGTGGTGGTGCTCACCGCCGGCGGCGCGGAGGCCGCCGAGAGGGCGCACCAGCTCGGGGCGGAGACGGTGATGCAGAAGCCCGTGCGCATCGCCACCATCGCCGAGACCGTGGGGCGCCTGCTGCAGCTGCCGCAGGCCTGATCCCCGGCGACGCGCTCGCTCCTTCACGGTAGGTCACCTGGGCCGCCCCGGCGATGGCCGACCACTCCTGGGGAACGCCCCGCGTGTCCACGAGCCGTGGGAGGTGGGCCGTGGTGCGATTCGACCACGGTCATCACCACCGGGGAGGAGAAGGTCATGCATCGTGCGCTCACGTGGTCCGCGCTCGCGTTCCTCGTCGCCGCCTGCGGCGGCTCGGGCGGCCTCTCGCAGCAGGCCGCCGGCACCTCGGCCGACGGCGACTCGCTCGCGGCCTGCCGGCTCTCCCACGCCGTCTTCACGACCTTCGTGCCGGGCAGCGGCGGCTGCCTGGCCGGCGGCCCCGCCGGCGTGAACTGCAACCACTACGCGTCGAAGGAGGCGGTGTACGTGAGCGGCGGCCCGGCCTCCGCCGCGCTCGGGGCCGGGACGTACGTCTTCGACGTCATCGCGCCCGGCTCGGAGCACACCTTCCTCACCACCGGCGAGGGGCTCCTGAGCAGCGACCCCGCGTCGGCCCGGACGTTCACCGTGGACGCCGACGGCAGCCTCGGCTACGCCGGCGGCCACGCGACCAGCACGCGCGACGGGCGGACCATCATCGCGGTCGCGCCGTTCGCCGACACGCCCAACCCCGGCGGCGTCTACACGCTCGCGGTCTGCCGCGAGGGCGCCACCGGCCCGTGCGACTGCAAGTTCGACAACTTCAAGACCGAGAGCGCCGTCTGCCCGCCGCCGCCTCCTCCGCCCTGCGGCGCCCCCGCCGCCTCCTGTCCGGCGGCGACCTGCTCCGGCGAGACCGCCTGCGGCTGCGAGCCGCCGCCGCAGGTCACGGTGATGAAGTACTACGACATGCCCTGCCTCGACGGCGCGCTGAGCGGCTGCGAGCGGGGCATCGCCGGCTGGC from Anaeromyxobacter paludicola harbors:
- a CDS encoding LPP20 family lipoprotein; the protein is MNRRFQLALSAGLAAVLSACAGGQKEAVREEFRECEGPLWTCFKSGPCPVAELKGNLCATGIAENIASQSLGIETASTRARVEMGAVIKSQVDGFTRATQDSLSKQGAGEDSVQKIGSMAQNVVEQTLTGVSIQRTWQNKQTKVFYALATIDPQAFASALKGMKEAKGLSDAMKQEIDRRAEGVVADWQAAKTAKAQ
- a CDS encoding GNAT family N-acetyltransferase, with the translated sequence MIEIREATAEDVPLLLQLIRELADYEKLLHEVEATEADLLRDGFGPERRFRALVALCDGVPAGFALWFFNYSTFQGRAGLYLEDLFVKPAFRGRGLGKALFARLARLAVEHRCGRFVWQVLDWNAPSIAFYEGLGARRHPEWLTMRLTGDPLARLAAQDTA
- a CDS encoding response regulator produces the protein MDDGSRSPTTRVPLMVRIGEPEPQRLADAVERLCGEGYLLETARSFEEAERVRLVLTLRAEPHEPVELEGEVLRRVPGEDGARRGVMVWIPPDRESDRARLLRLVERVREGGVRATRTCRVLVVEDNALVRRLYAQAMERVAAAAHPVEVLTEFVENGGDAYDRLRQRPMIDLVLADLYMPVVDGFELLRRMHAEAGLKATPVVVLTAGGAEAAERAHQLGAETVMQKPVRIATIAETVGRLLQLPQA